A DNA window from Paralichthys olivaceus isolate ysfri-2021 chromosome 3, ASM2471397v2, whole genome shotgun sequence contains the following coding sequences:
- the LOC138407279 gene encoding uncharacterized protein isoform X3: MKRSPPTTRGRDFMRVTRSGFAALLVFRFILVSSHQNCSVTRQPDDSFSYQFSEPHAAACDISWEDANKTVIARNSRRNETLVQALTNRSIITKICFDYLLQGKECSGVLVKIACSVNCTSLLERSTKTTTVNPTLSCRTDDWVFGLYAIIIIIAVTVIVTVIVTAIVTVIVVQCFYKRRRWRSNRETVLYSAPLQLKNMNGNPSKV, encoded by the exons ATGAAGCGGAGTCCTCCGACAACAAGAGGAAGAGACTTCATGAGGGTGACGCGGTCAG GttttgctgctctgctggtgttTCGGTTCATTCTCGTTTCCTCACATCAAAACTGCAGCGTCACGCGACAGCCAGACGATTCATTCAGTTACCAGTTCTCAGAGCCTCACGCCGCCGCCTGTGACATCAGCTGGGAGGACGCCAAC AAAACCGTCATCGCCCGCAACTCTAGAAGAAATGAAACTCTGGTGCAGGCTCTGACCAACCGCTCCATCATAACGAAGATCTGCTTTGACTACCTGCTCCAGGGAAAAGAGTGTTCAGGG GTCCTGGTGAAAATCGCCTGCTCAG TGAACTGCACTTCTCTCTTGGAGCGGAGTACAAAAACAACCACTG TGAACCCCACCTTGAGCTGCCGCACTGACGACTGGGTCTTTGGACTCTatgccatcatcatcatcatcgctgtCACCGTCATCGTCACCGTCATCGTCACCGCCATCGTCACCGTCATCGTGGTTCAATGCTTCTATAAACGGAGACGTTGGAGATCGAACAGAGAGACAGTTCTTTATTCTGCTCCTCTTCAACTTAAAAACATGAATGGAAATCCATCTAAAGTCTGA
- the LOC138407279 gene encoding uncharacterized protein isoform X1 — protein sequence MKRSPPTTRGRDFMRVTRSGFAALLVFRFILVSSHQNCSVTRQPDDSFSYQFSEPHAAACDISWEDANKTVIARNSRRNETLVQALTNRSIITKICFDYLLQGKECSGVLVKIACSVNCTSLLERSTKTTTELIPQPRLNCPSNSTSLHQVNPTLSCRTDDWVFGLYAIIIIIAVTVIVTVIVTAIVTVIVVQCFYKRRRWRSNRETVLYSAPLQLKNMNGNPSKV from the exons ATGAAGCGGAGTCCTCCGACAACAAGAGGAAGAGACTTCATGAGGGTGACGCGGTCAG GttttgctgctctgctggtgttTCGGTTCATTCTCGTTTCCTCACATCAAAACTGCAGCGTCACGCGACAGCCAGACGATTCATTCAGTTACCAGTTCTCAGAGCCTCACGCCGCCGCCTGTGACATCAGCTGGGAGGACGCCAAC AAAACCGTCATCGCCCGCAACTCTAGAAGAAATGAAACTCTGGTGCAGGCTCTGACCAACCGCTCCATCATAACGAAGATCTGCTTTGACTACCTGCTCCAGGGAAAAGAGTGTTCAGGG GTCCTGGTGAAAATCGCCTGCTCAG TGAACTGCACTTCTCTCTTGGAGCGGAGTACAAAAACAACCACTG AGCtcatacctcagccaaggctCAACTGTCCCTCAAATTCAACCAGTCTgcaccaag TGAACCCCACCTTGAGCTGCCGCACTGACGACTGGGTCTTTGGACTCTatgccatcatcatcatcatcgctgtCACCGTCATCGTCACCGTCATCGTCACCGCCATCGTCACCGTCATCGTGGTTCAATGCTTCTATAAACGGAGACGTTGGAGATCGAACAGAGAGACAGTTCTTTATTCTGCTCCTCTTCAACTTAAAAACATGAATGGAAATCCATCTAAAGTCTGA
- the LOC138407279 gene encoding uncharacterized protein isoform X2 — protein MKLSVGFAALLVFRFILVSSHQNCSVTRQPDDSFSYQFSEPHAAACDISWEDANKTVIARNSRRNETLVQALTNRSIITKICFDYLLQGKECSGVLVKIACSVNCTSLLERSTKTTTELIPQPRLNCPSNSTSLHQVNPTLSCRTDDWVFGLYAIIIIIAVTVIVTVIVTAIVTVIVVQCFYKRRRWRSNRETVLYSAPLQLKNMNGNPSKV, from the exons ATGAAACTCAGTGTTG GttttgctgctctgctggtgttTCGGTTCATTCTCGTTTCCTCACATCAAAACTGCAGCGTCACGCGACAGCCAGACGATTCATTCAGTTACCAGTTCTCAGAGCCTCACGCCGCCGCCTGTGACATCAGCTGGGAGGACGCCAAC AAAACCGTCATCGCCCGCAACTCTAGAAGAAATGAAACTCTGGTGCAGGCTCTGACCAACCGCTCCATCATAACGAAGATCTGCTTTGACTACCTGCTCCAGGGAAAAGAGTGTTCAGGG GTCCTGGTGAAAATCGCCTGCTCAG TGAACTGCACTTCTCTCTTGGAGCGGAGTACAAAAACAACCACTG AGCtcatacctcagccaaggctCAACTGTCCCTCAAATTCAACCAGTCTgcaccaag TGAACCCCACCTTGAGCTGCCGCACTGACGACTGGGTCTTTGGACTCTatgccatcatcatcatcatcgctgtCACCGTCATCGTCACCGTCATCGTCACCGCCATCGTCACCGTCATCGTGGTTCAATGCTTCTATAAACGGAGACGTTGGAGATCGAACAGAGAGACAGTTCTTTATTCTGCTCCTCTTCAACTTAAAAACATGAATGGAAATCCATCTAAAGTCTGA
- the LOC138407279 gene encoding uncharacterized protein isoform X4: MKLSVGFAALLVFRFILVSSHQNCSVTRQPDDSFSYQFSEPHAAACDISWEDANKTVIARNSRRNETLVQALTNRSIITKICFDYLLQGKECSGVLVKIACSVNCTSLLERSTKTTTVNPTLSCRTDDWVFGLYAIIIIIAVTVIVTVIVTAIVTVIVVQCFYKRRRWRSNRETVLYSAPLQLKNMNGNPSKV; this comes from the exons ATGAAACTCAGTGTTG GttttgctgctctgctggtgttTCGGTTCATTCTCGTTTCCTCACATCAAAACTGCAGCGTCACGCGACAGCCAGACGATTCATTCAGTTACCAGTTCTCAGAGCCTCACGCCGCCGCCTGTGACATCAGCTGGGAGGACGCCAAC AAAACCGTCATCGCCCGCAACTCTAGAAGAAATGAAACTCTGGTGCAGGCTCTGACCAACCGCTCCATCATAACGAAGATCTGCTTTGACTACCTGCTCCAGGGAAAAGAGTGTTCAGGG GTCCTGGTGAAAATCGCCTGCTCAG TGAACTGCACTTCTCTCTTGGAGCGGAGTACAAAAACAACCACTG TGAACCCCACCTTGAGCTGCCGCACTGACGACTGGGTCTTTGGACTCTatgccatcatcatcatcatcgctgtCACCGTCATCGTCACCGTCATCGTCACCGCCATCGTCACCGTCATCGTGGTTCAATGCTTCTATAAACGGAGACGTTGGAGATCGAACAGAGAGACAGTTCTTTATTCTGCTCCTCTTCAACTTAAAAACATGAATGGAAATCCATCTAAAGTCTGA
- the orc1 gene encoding origin recognition complex subunit 1 encodes MKYFTRLRVRRVYRWGGKPLRFNRKLKTYEFGSLSISVDGLPRTTIINAGQHILIEGDDEDNPYVAKVVRLFGDESGKQKKAVVQWFVRVSEVPLSKLKLLGREPHPQEIFYYQGRSCDDEVNAESILRPVQVKHLDGAAAFPDSDDKDTLFVKLSWDSKTFKLLDSAVVESASEPTPASSPPPCPKPSLPPSPPRSPPTAAPASRGPSRRALPTPDPAVMRSASSGDVRYRRATMSAGKVCTAEAESLHSTTKLSASKCLSAKRRSATARTPGVRKKLELNSPEKVTQEDLADQLLDEELESVMLAQRLSSSPPQALRLTHSLTPLSKTQRAPVTPLPHRLTPLRKAHGAAAVEDATHLKESGGPPSSGRGDSTRAGTPSRKKEARTQREPALAALAEVDNENSPMLPTAVTPRSSKRKSAQLVSSRIRKQLNLLENLQLPDSDGEEEDEFVPSKKELQSSSEEEEEEEGLDSDEDIVVKRGRHTATGSRTPRSKRKTGITTRTPRKTPNKKITPGTPRTPRHATPSIPSRSLPARRPGNVLEEARARLHVSSVPESLPCREQEFQDIYSFVESKIMDGTGGCMYISGVPGTGKTATVHEVMRCLQHAAEVDEIPSFLFIEINGMKMTDPHQAYVQILQKLTGQKATADHAAALLEKRFSNPAPRKETTVLLVDELDLLWTRKQNVMYNLFDWPTRRHARLVVLTIANTMDLPERIMINRVASRLGLTRMSFQPYSFKQLQQIIMSRLNKVKAFEEDALQLVSRKVAALSGDARRCLDICRRATEICEHSATGLVRMSHVMEALNEMFSSAYITAIKCASVQEQLFLRAVIAEFRRLGLEEAMFQQVFVQHQALCRVEGLQPVSVSEGLAVCQRLGACRLLLLEPSRLGVLQRVRLNVSQDDVLYALKAD; translated from the exons ATGAAGTACTTCACCAGACTCAGAGTCCGCAGAGTTTACAGGTGGGGTGGGAAGCCGCTGAGATTCAACAGGAAGCTGAAGACGTATGAATTTGG CTCCTTGTCCATCAGTGTGGACGGTCTCCCGAGGACCACCATCATTAACGCCGGCCAGCACATCCTCATAGAGGGCGACGATGAAGACAACCCGTACGTGGCCAAAGTCGTCAGGCTCTTCGGTGACG AGAGCGGGAAGCAGAAGAAGGCGGTGGTTCAGTGGTTTGTTCGTGTGTCTGAAGTGCCTCTGAGCAAACTGAAGCTGCTGGGCAGAGAGCCTCACCCTCAGGAGATCTTCTACTATCAAGGTCGCAGCTGTGACGACGAGGTCAACGCTGAGTCCATCCTCAGACCTGTGCAG GTGAAGCACCTGGACGGAGCAGCGGCGTTTCCTGACTCTGACGATAAGGACACTCTGTTTGTGAAGCTGTCCTGGGACTCTAAGACCTTCAAGTTGTTGGACTCTGCTGTGGTGGAGTCTGCCTCCGAACCCACGCCggcatcctctcctcctccctgtcccaAACCCTCCTTGCCCCCCTCGCCCCCCCGGTCCCCGCCCACGGCTGCTCCTGCGTCTCGAGGCCCCTCTCGACGCGCCCTGCCCACGCCGGACCCCGCAGTCATGCGCAGCGCCTCCTCGGGCGACGTGAGATACAGAAGAGCCACCATGAGCGCGGGCAAGGTCTGCACTGCGGAGGCCGAGTCCCTGCACTCCACCACCAAACTGTCAGCCTCCAAATGTCTGAGCGCCAAGAGGAGGAGCGCCACAGCCAGGACGCCGGGAGTCCGCAAGAAACTGGAGCTCAACA GTCCGGAGAAAGTGACGCAGGAAGACCTCGCTGACCAGCTGCTGGACGAGGAGCTGGAGTCTGTGATGTTGGCGCAAAGGCTCTCATCGTCTCCTCCTCAGGCCCTGCGCCTCACCCACAGCCTCACCCCTCTCAGCAAGACCCAGAGGGCCCCTgtcacccccctcccccaccgACTCACCCCCCTCAGGAAGGCCCATGGAGCCGCCGCCGTCGAGGACGCAACCCACCTGAAGGAGTCTGGCGGTCCACCGTCGTCTGGAAGAGGAGACTCCACCAG GGCTGGGACGCCATCTCGTAAGAAAGAAGCGAGAACCCAGAGGGAACCTGCTCTGGCTGCTCT GGCTGAGGTGGACAACGAAAACTCTCCAATGCTGCCGACCGCCGTCACGCCGAGGAGCTCGAAGAGGAAGTCTGCCCAGCTGGTGTCGTCTCGCATCAGGAAACAGCT GAATCTTCTGGAGAACCTTCAGCTCCCGGACTcagatggagaagaagaggacgagTTTGTTCCATCgaagaaggagctgcagagcagcagcgaggaggaggaggaggaggaaggcctGGATAGTGATGAGGATATTGTCGTAAAGAGGGGCCGACACACTGCGACGGGTTCACGCACTCCTCGCTCAAAGCGGAAAACTGGCATCACTACCAGGACGCCGCGTAAAACTCCCAACAAGAAG ATCACACCTGGCACTCCCCGGACCCCCCGTCACGCCACTCCCAGCATCCCCAGCAGGTCACTGCCTGCCCGACGTCCTGGGAATGTCCTGGAGGAGGCCAGAGCGAG GCTGCACGTGTCGTCGGTGCCGGAGTCTCTTCCCTGCAGGGAGCAGGAGTTTCAGGACATCTACAGCTTCGTGGAGAGCAAGATCATGGACGGCACCGGGGG GTGTATGTATATCTCGGGCGTTCCGGGCACAGGGAAGACGGCCACGGTGCACGAGGTGATGCGCTGTCTACAGCACGCAGCTGAAGTGGACGAGATCCCTTCGTTCCTCTTCATCGAGATCAATGGGATGAAGATGACGGATCCTCATCAGGCCTACGTCCAGATCCTGCAG AAACTGACGGGTCAGAAGGCCACGGCCGACCACGCTGCCGCCCTGCTGGAGAAGAGATTCAGTAACCCTGCGCCCAGGAAGGAGACGACAGTGCTGCTGGTGGACGag TTGGACTTGTTATGGACGCGGAAGCAGAACGTGATGTACAACCTGTTCGACTGGCCCACGCGGCGTCACGCCCGCCTGGTGGTGCTGACCATCGCCAACACCATGGACCTGCCGGAGAGGATCATGATTAACAGGGTGGCCAGCAGACTG GGTTTGACGCGGATGTCCTTTCAGCCGTACAGCttcaagcagctgcagcagatcaTCATGTCCAGGCTGAACAAGGTGAAGGCGTTCGAAGAGGACGCGCTGCAGCTCGTGTCCAGGAAG GTGGCCGCGCTGTCGGGCGACGCACGCCGGTGTCTGGACATCTGCCGCAGGGCGACGGAGATCTGCGAGCACTCTGCCACGGGACTGGTGAGAATGAGCCACGTGATGGAGGCGCTAAATGAGATGTTTTCCTCCGCCTACATCACCGCCATCAA gtgtgCGTCCGTGCAGGAGCAGCTGTTCCTCAGGGCCGTCATCGCTGAGTTTCGACGACTCGGACTGGAGGAGGCCATGTTCCAACAG GTGTTTGTGCAGCACCAGGCTCTGTGCCGGGTGGAGGGTTTGCAGCCCGTCAGCGTGTCTGAGGGCCTGGCGGTGTGTCAGCGTCTGGGGGcctgcaggctgctgctgctggagcccaGCCGCCTGGGAGTCCTGCAGCGCGTCCGCCTCAACGTCAGTCAGGACGACGTGCTCTACGCCCTGAAGGCTGACTGA
- the prpf38a gene encoding pre-mRNA-splicing factor 38A isoform X1, translated as MANRTVKDANSIHGTNPQYLVEKIIRTRIYESKYWKEECFGLTAELVVDKAMELKFVGGVYGGNIKPTPFLCLALKMLQIQPEKDIIVEFIKNEDFKYVRLLGAMYMRLTGTAADCYKYLEPLYNDYRKIKSQNRNGEFELMHVDEFIDELLHAERMCDIILPRLQRRQVLEEAEMLDPRISALEEDLDEVETSDEEEEEEEKQLERLQTPEPHRRSYRDNDRPRRSPSPRYRRSRSPRRRSRSPKRRSPSPRRERHRSKSPRRHRSRSRDRRHRSKSPGHHRSHRHRSHSKSPERSSKKSHKKSRRNE; from the exons ATGGCGAACAGAACCGTGAAGGATGCGAACAGCATCCACGGGACGAACCCCCAGTATCTGGTGGAGAAGATCATCCGAACCCGAATCTACGAGTCCAAATACTGGAAGGAGGAATGTTTCGGTCTCACGG CCGAGCTGGTTGTTGACAAAGCCATGGAGCTGAAGTTCGTAGGAGGAGTTTATGGCGGAAACATCAAGCCCACCCCCTTCCTTTGCCTCGCGCTGAAGATGCTGCAGATTCAGCCAGAGAAAGACATCATCGTCGAGTTCATTAAAAATGAGGATTTCAA ATATGTCCGTCTGCTTGGAGCGATGTACATGAGGTTGACGGGCACCGCAGCGGATTGTTACAAATACCTGGAGCCTCTGTACAATGACTACAGAAAGATCAAGAGTCAGAACCGAAACGGAG AGTTCGAGTTGATGCACGTTGACGAGTTTATCGACGAGCTTCTTCACGCAGAGAGAATGTGTGACATCATTTTGCCCCGGCTTCAG aggagaCAAGTCCTCGAGGAGGCCGAGATGTTGGACCCACGCATCAGCGCCCTGGAGGAAGATCTGGATGAAGTGGAGACcagtgatgaagaagaagaggaagaagagaag CAGCTGGAGAGACTCCAGACGCCTGAACCACACAGACGTAGTTACCGTGACAACGACAGGCCTCGCCGCTCCCCATCACCTCGCTACAGACGCAGCCGCTCACCCAGACG GAGGAGCCGATCTCCAAAGAGGCGGAG cCCATCGCCCCGGAGAGAGCGCCATCGCAGCAAGAGCCCCCGCCGCCACCGCAGCCGGTCCAGGGACCGACGCCACCGCTCCAAATCCCCAG GTCACCACAGAAGCCACCGACACCGCAGCCACTCAAAGTCTCCAGAGAG GAGTTCAAAGAAGAGTCACAAGAAGAGTCGAAGAAACGAGTGA
- the prpf38a gene encoding pre-mRNA-splicing factor 38A isoform X2, producing the protein MANRTVKDANSIHGTNPQYLVEKIIRTRIYESKYWKEECFGLTAELVVDKAMELKFVGGVYGGNIKPTPFLCLALKMLQIQPEKDIIVEFIKNEDFKYVRLLGAMYMRLTGTAADCYKYLEPLYNDYRKIKSQNRNGEFELMHVDEFIDELLHAERMCDIILPRLQRRQVLEEAEMLDPRISALEEDLDEVETSDEEEEEEEKLERLQTPEPHRRSYRDNDRPRRSPSPRYRRSRSPRRRSRSPKRRSPSPRRERHRSKSPRRHRSRSRDRRHRSKSPGHHRSHRHRSHSKSPERSSKKSHKKSRRNE; encoded by the exons ATGGCGAACAGAACCGTGAAGGATGCGAACAGCATCCACGGGACGAACCCCCAGTATCTGGTGGAGAAGATCATCCGAACCCGAATCTACGAGTCCAAATACTGGAAGGAGGAATGTTTCGGTCTCACGG CCGAGCTGGTTGTTGACAAAGCCATGGAGCTGAAGTTCGTAGGAGGAGTTTATGGCGGAAACATCAAGCCCACCCCCTTCCTTTGCCTCGCGCTGAAGATGCTGCAGATTCAGCCAGAGAAAGACATCATCGTCGAGTTCATTAAAAATGAGGATTTCAA ATATGTCCGTCTGCTTGGAGCGATGTACATGAGGTTGACGGGCACCGCAGCGGATTGTTACAAATACCTGGAGCCTCTGTACAATGACTACAGAAAGATCAAGAGTCAGAACCGAAACGGAG AGTTCGAGTTGATGCACGTTGACGAGTTTATCGACGAGCTTCTTCACGCAGAGAGAATGTGTGACATCATTTTGCCCCGGCTTCAG aggagaCAAGTCCTCGAGGAGGCCGAGATGTTGGACCCACGCATCAGCGCCCTGGAGGAAGATCTGGATGAAGTGGAGACcagtgatgaagaagaagaggaagaagagaag CTGGAGAGACTCCAGACGCCTGAACCACACAGACGTAGTTACCGTGACAACGACAGGCCTCGCCGCTCCCCATCACCTCGCTACAGACGCAGCCGCTCACCCAGACG GAGGAGCCGATCTCCAAAGAGGCGGAG cCCATCGCCCCGGAGAGAGCGCCATCGCAGCAAGAGCCCCCGCCGCCACCGCAGCCGGTCCAGGGACCGACGCCACCGCTCCAAATCCCCAG GTCACCACAGAAGCCACCGACACCGCAGCCACTCAAAGTCTCCAGAGAG GAGTTCAAAGAAGAGTCACAAGAAGAGTCGAAGAAACGAGTGA
- the LOC138407282 gene encoding interferon-induced protein with tetratricopeptide repeats 1-like yields the protein MTAAQSDTTLEDRLGALQCHFTWDLDPSRSDLFRIRDMLQDIGTNEGNKWLGHIYNLQGYVHFQLGSIEEARSFFSRAAEAFRQMRGADEGPWLVVTYGNQAWLHHRQGEQAESLACLSKVDGLMTEHPSQEELHPEICAEKAWTLMKFSREKKLLAADYFQRAIRMQPDMVEWQTSHVLGLVNMSKHSEGVEADIMEKLRQATEQDPENLYLAVIYLHQLAKKGQIDKCRARELATKVLMNPASSYGGLKPLLRFYRDYTSPDEALALAEDALKKHPEERYLKRCVGLSLKWKIWSEKCPDPSMIKKGICVYEELISLYPDSSFKKKMDLASIYAKSEDTLAKSEEIFQQLLADDLDPPEQQFLFNHYAKHLFFIRRQRKRSIEYHMKVVEIPNESFYRNDSIKILEKIGYRKDN from the exons ATGAC TGCTGCTCAGAGTGACACGACACTGGAGGACAGACTGGGGGCGCTGCAGTGCCACTTCACCTGGGATCTGGACCCCAGCAGGTCCGATCTTTTCCGTATCAGGGACATGCTGCAGGACATCGGCACCAATGAGGGGAACAAGTGGCTGGGTCACATTTACAACCTGCAGGGGTACGTCCACTTCCAGCTGGGGTCCATCGAAGAAGCCAGGAGTTTCTTCAGCAGAGCCGCGGAGGCCTTCAGgcagatgagaggagcagaCGAGGGTCCCTGGCTGGTGGTGACCTACGGGAACCAGGCCTGGCTGCACCATCGTCAGGGAGAACAAGCAGAGAGTCTGGCTTGTCTGTCAAAGGTCGACGGCCTGATGACTGAGCATCCATCGCAGGAGGAGCTGCATCCGGAGATCTGCGCTGAAAAAGCCTGGACTCTGATGAAGTTtagcagagaaaaaaagcttCTGGCTGCTGATTACTTCCAGAGAGCCATCAGGATGCAGCCGGACATGGTGGAGTGGCAGACCAGCCACGTGTTGGGGTTAGTTAACATGTCCAAACACAGCGAGGGGGTCGAGGCCGACATCATGGAGAAGCTGAGACAAGCCACCGAACAGGATCCAGAGAACCTGTACCTCGCTGTCATATACCTCCACCAGCTCGCTAAGAAAGGACAAATAGACAAATGCAGAGCACGCGAGTTAGCCACAAAGGTTCTGATGAACCCTGCCAGCAGTTACGGTGGACTCAAACCATTACTAAGGTTTTACAGAGACTACACCTCCCCCGACGAGGCTCTTGCTTTGGCAGAAGATGCTCTAAAGAAACATCCAGAGGAACGTTATCTGAAAAGATGTGTCGGACTCAGCCTCAAATGGAAGATCTGGTCTGAGAAGTGCCCAGATCCGAGCATGATCAAGAAAGGGATCTGTGTCTATGAGGAGCTGATTTCTCTTTATCCTGATTCCAGCTTTAAGAAGAAAATGGACCTCGCAAGTATTTACGCAAAGTCAGAGGACACCCTGGCCAAATCTGAGGAGATCTTCCAGCAGCTCCTCGCAGATGATCTGGATCCTCCTGAGCAACAGTTCCTCTTCAACCACTACGCAAAACATCTGTTCTTCATACGCCGGCAGCGTAAGAGGTCAATCGAGTATCACATGAAGGTGGTGGAGATACCAAACGAGTCCTTCTATCGAAATGACAGCATCAAGATTCTGGAGAAGATTGGATACAGAAAGGACAACTGA